CTTCGTTAGAATTATTAACAAACTTTGGTTAGTACCAGCGATCAAATAACACAACATAGGTAAGTTATCGTAGACCGATTACTGTGACCATAGAACTTCATCTcctaatgttgctccactgccttgtggatcagacctctaggtcaaaggctcatgAAGCGGTTCCGTAAGAAAACGACCTGCTTTGGACGCCCAAGCAGTATCCCAgcctcacacaaattgaatgatttgtgtggcgcatatatatttaatgccccttgtatcaatatttgtgtttaaataaaaccCTTAATAATCTTTTGGTGAAATGTTTCCAGTTTCGAATTgcgtgatctaacattgatggGAATATGAAATTAAGTAATTTACTGATCCCTCTTGACTGACGGACAAATTTACATCATAAATTATGCATAGCAGTTTGGTAATAAAACGTCAGATCGAGTCAAGATTTGCGAAAATACTAAGATTGACTGCTAATTAGGGACTGTGGCTGTTGGATGAGAGTTACTGAGAAGTTATGTTTACGGAGAGTCTAACGGTCAATTGTGCAACAAAGCTAGTCATCAGAAGTGCGGTGGAAATGCATTCAGCATCAGCTATCAATGAGTCACGAGGCAGGAATTTGTTGGTAAACTGTAAAATCTGGATCTAACGCAGCAGACTTTGGACACTATCATGATTTACTTGTGGCGTTCAGGTAGTCATGGAGACCTTATCTAACCTAAAAAGGTAGCCTGTGTAAACTAACTTACATTAGGACCTCTCTTCAAGGTCAGACCAATTATTATTCTACATTTGCAGCAGGAGATCCCGATCTACTTATCCTCCGCTGCTTAATTTCATTTACTATCTAGTTCTCTGCTGAAGTTGGTATTTCTCCCTTTACAAATTTATAACCTACTTTGACGATGTGACAACTTGGACAGGTGAAAAATTGTCAATTACAGCGTTATTTACAATTAGCCTATCGCTTTGAGAACACGTGGAGGATTGTCTGGCATCAGTACTATTTCAGATTATTTGAAAGATGTCAGCCCATATGAACGACTACCTGTATTTGTTCAAATCGTTTACAAATGGGACTTTTGGACTGTCTAGCTGCCACAAATATCCAGCAGTATATGAGTGACCTATTCATTTTGGCCCAGACGGTAGTAAAGAAAAGGTATCAATGGGAGTTTGTAAGTTCAGATGTGATAACCTGAGTATCTTGTAAGCTGGCCAAGTGACAATCGTCAACTATTTGGAAGTAGCAGTTCGAAAAATGACATGCTAAGAAGATTTAGATTCAAGTATAATAAACTAGTCCAATGATTCTGTTGAAATTTAGTAAACAAATGGATGCCACTTACTCTGGAAAAACAAAAATCAACAGAAGCATGCTAAACCCCCATTAAACTATAGATATTTGTAACATGTCAATAAATCATTCTGAATAATCGATCTTCCCCTTTCATATTCGGTTAGAAATAACGTGTTTCCCAACTATAACATCATTTGAACTGATAAGTGCTAATACACGTATCGAGATTTAGCAAATATTTTCATGTTTGCATATTAAACTGTGCttttttattcatcatttaaagGTTAATGATACTAACTGGTTGACTAAACGTCAGTCAGTAGAGCAAGATTAAAACATACTATCTACAGACTGAAAGTTGGTTATTTAGACCGAGAAACCTAAGTTCTATGGTAGTTGATTGATAGACTAATCAACATTAATGGCATGAAATAAAAGTATTGGTGTGAAATATTTTGTACCAACATAAATGAACATCCTAATAATATTTGTCTGTAACCTTAAACCTATTGAGTCGCCAAAGTAACGGTTAACCTGCAGACCATAGTTAATACGACAAGAGGTCATTCAGTTATGAGAAACTTGTTCGGCCTTTTCTTCATATTAGTGCCACGATGTACTACCTCATAAGTTTTTTAAATACTATGACTCATTTCTACATCTGAAGATATCTTTTTATTGGTGAAAAGCATGGTGATATCATTTTACTATCCGAATAGTTATGTAGTTAGTACAAGAAATGGTACATTATTGAAAACGTATAGATAATAATGATGTTCATCAATAAAACGACACAAAGCATGAGAAACCAACCCACAAGTTGAATATACAAGTCATTAAGCTAGTCCAACTATTTAAGTCATGAGAGCTACTTAGTGGAAAACTTCCTGGAATAAATTATCTTGCTGAGAAAATTGAACCAATACATATTTCCTTACCACGTTGTCAGCTGCATATAATTAACTAAACGGATAGATGTTACAAATACAGACTTGTGTGCATCTTTAACGGCAACTTAGACCTCCATTATTTAATGAACGTTAAGGTGGAAGCATCAGGTAACAATAAGTTACAAATAGATGTTATGTAAATACTAAGGAGATTCTACATAGCAATACAGAAATGATGGTGGTACATGTTAGTAACTGATCTTGCGTAGTGACTGATTATAACTCCGCTTGGGGCCCCTCTAGGGTTAATGCCAGTTTCTAGTCCGGATAAAGGAAGGTTGGGTATGGGATTGCCAATCCCATCCCACACGAAATCGAGCGGTCAGGGACGAAAACCGAGAGCTACGTAGGCTTTTTTTCGCCATTCAACTACCTTTAATTCACTTGCTCAACGTGATGGGGTAATTATAAAGATATTCTATCCTAATGAAGTTACGGCCAGATAATTTACAGTTTAAATTTTCTTAAATGGATTTCGTAATAAGACCTAACTTCAATTAGTAAAAAGAGCAGAAGCAGTTTATTTGCTAACAATGTATTTCACTGGGTATTATGTCAATATGCTGTTAcgtttaataaaacaaattaaaactGGAAATAAAACACAGTTGAGGTAATTACGAAATTGCGGCTACAATTACGGAGCAATCAGGAAATTATTACTAATTTGTGTCCAGACTCATTACGATGACTTTTTGGTCTCAATTATGAGCGGGCCAACGTTGTCTCCAGTTTCCTCGTTATGTTTGTTATGTGCACCGTCACAATAAGGAAACTGGAAAAAAGTTAATCGTCATCAAATGTCATACTTTAGACGATCTCCAGCATCGGCAGTACACCTTTTTATCTGTTATGGACTCAATATCTACAACGTCAACACATTTAGTAATATGTTTCCGAATATCATTATTGATAAGGATCCTCCGTTTTCCAAGATGAAGCACTACAGTAGTGTATACAGCATAGCCGATGGCTCCACTGAATGAGCCGAAAACAGTGAGGGCTAGCACATCCTTTACTACAAACGTGattaatgtattttaataaGTTACATGATAGACGGAAAATGTCTCTAAAAGACTTTGGAATCGGCACAGAACGGAGCATATCTGGAGCAATATCACATACTATAGTATGCAAGATATTCATTTTGGTCAAATATACTGACTGAATAAATGTTAGTGAGACACGAAGTAAAGCGATACGTACCAACACCAAAACCCGAAAGTGGATGTTTGGAGATGGCGCCGACAGGTGTTACAACAACAGTGCACCCATTGGTCAGCCCGGTGTGAGTCCTGTTTGTTTCCCTTGACTGCAGAACATTAAAAAATGACTCTTATTTTTACTGATTATGCTATCCAAATAATCTTTAATTCACTCCTGTATATAGTTCACTGTTCTTCATAAGGTGTCCAATGTCATTACGAAGACCTAGTGCAAATTGGCTTCATTAGGAAAGATGGGTCTATTTCATATGCTTTATGAGACTCTAACATTTTACTTCAAATCAAAAACTCAAAAATCTCGACTTCTCCACTCAGAATTTGAGTTATTTTGAGGTATTTTATTACGGAAGGTATCACATTTAGACATACAGTGAAAAACACTAAGTAATGAACTTCATCTTTCTCCCATTATATACTTTCCATTTCCAGAGAAGAGGCGTTTAGGTTGGAACGCTGGATATTTGTAGCTTGGCAGGATTTTTCTGATTTTGTTTTAGCTGGTTTGACGTCGTCTTTGAAATTAACTGCACGTACTGCGAAAACCACTAAGTTGGAAAAGCGAATAACTCCCTTGCCTACTCGTACCAGATTAGTACGGAAGAGATTTGATTCATCACCACTGATGTTACCCACCCCGTTGCAACGCCTTCCTTATAATAATGGATATTGGAAACTCAAAGTTACTTAATAGTTGTATTTCAGTCTGGCAGAACAATTATTCATCGGAAATTGAGTCTTGTGATCAGTACAGCTGTCTTCGTCGCCATTCTTGCTAGTGTTATTTTTCGGGAAACTTCCCACGGCAAACGTAGCCGGAGAACACAGCTGTCTGTTATGTGTCACTGATGTGATAACgaaagttcgctacctcgtcgataccAGTGCAGAAGTTAGTGTTCTTCCAACAGATTttaacgaccgacttcacgatccggttagtagacggaaacactgaTTTGTCTGTTGATGTAACTTATTTTTCGGGCCGTAGATTATCTTCAGTCATAGTAAGACGCACAATCGACCCATACCACCAACAAATACTCAATAAGTAAGTCGAGATATGCCGTAGGCAACCGAAATTACCGTGTGTATCCAGCAATGTTAAACAGTACATCACGACTAcgggaccacctgtattctcgaaaGCACGTCGACTGGCTCCtgaaaagctgaggttggctaaaaacgaattcgaccacatGGTAGATTTAAGAATCATTCAACCGTCAAATTGCCCATGAGCATCGCCTTTGCATATGATCCCTAAAAATAACAGCAACCATTGGCATCCAACTGGCtgctatcggcgattgaatgcgaaaaccattcctgatcgttacccgttgccccACATTCACAATTTGACAGAAACCTTGAAAGGTACAGCTGTCtattcgaaaatcgacttggttaaagcctATAACCAAATTTGTATGGCCACTGACGACATTCCTAAAACCGCTATCATCACACCTTTCGGCGTCTACGAGTTTTTGCGCATGCCTTTCGGTTTATGAAATGATGCCCAAACCTTCCAAATGTTCATAGATGatgtttttcgaggtctcaacctCGTACATTCGTACGTCGATGACTGCTTGTTTGCACGTCCGGACTAAGAAGCATCTAGACTCTGTCTTCGAACGACTGCAAAAGcacggcattactgtaaacattcggaaatgccaaatcggaactAACTCCCCAGATTTCCTCGTACACACTATTGATGATCGAGGCATCCGACCTCTAAGAagcaaagtggcggccattctggactACCTAGAACCGACCATAATCAAGCAATCACGCACAATTAACTAACTAGTAAACTTCTATGGATGGTTCATACCAAAATGAGCGTCCCTCATGAAACCTCTAGCtaaccaacttcgtggaaatgcgaaaccTATCAATTTGGACGATACCGCTGGAAAAACACTCTCTGCAATTAAGGACCTGATCTCAAAACCAGCCATGAGTACACACCGTGACACACAAGCACCCACAAGTATCGCAGTAGATGCacccgactcagcaatcggaggagtcttgcAACAATGGATTAACCACATTTCGCATTTTTTGACCTTTTTCTCGAGACAGTTGCTAGAAACTTAATCGAGGTATGGCACTTTCGGTAGGGAACTTCTGGCTATATATTGTGTTTACGGCAATTTCAACACTTTATTGTAAGCCGAGAATTCACTCTTTCTACTGATCATAAATCTCTTACCTTCTCTTTAAACTCATCTTCAGACAAGCGCTCACCTCGAGAGTTTCGACAACTGGACTGAATTTCCCAGTTTACTTCAGTCATACAACACATTTCTGGGGCAAACAATGTGGTTGCAGACTCAttgtctcgtataacttccttgaacagttccTAAGCAGTCGATTTTCTACAACCCGCCAAGCTTAAAAaataagacactgatcttcagcacaaGTTATCTCCAACAACCCTAAAACGGCTTATCAAACAGATGAAGACAGGTGAGGAAACCTTGTTGCACGACACGTCTACAGGAAGGCATCGTTCAATTTTgtcgaaacattatcgacgcagcGTCTTCAGTACGTTGCataaactttctcatccagttgttcgtgcaaccatcaagctcatagcagaacggttttgctggcctgctATAAATAAAGACGTGAGGTAGTGGGcgcgctcctgtgtaagctagATTTTGTAGGACCTTTACAAGATTCAAATgaatactcttatctcttactTTGTATTCACAATGCGGTGAAAAATGACATTCGATGCACTGAAGCTTAGCTcatttatggaacgacacttcgacttccaggagaattcgtggatccttcatcttcttccatgaacatggatctaacctcctacacgaacaggcttacaaacgcaatgcgttcagttagaCCTGTTTCCCCTCGATCGCAaccaactgatgttttcgttcaacctgacttacgatatagttgTTGTGGCCCAAAGCCGCTAATCACAGGCAgcgaaaaaaattattcaaaccttttaaactctgccctgggagtcagaaggtcttcattaaaagaactatgacgcctcatgatgaaagcctaGTTCcctcggaagtcacgaggccgatgctccttctgacaaccagagcaaccatttactTAGGTACATGGAAAACTCGTATAATGTGGGAGACCGTGAGAGTCTTCCAaactgctgcagaaatgaggagatacaacctagaggtgcttggcatcagtgaaacacattggacgcaagttggacaacaacgactaacttcagggaagcttctgttatactccggccatgaagaagaaaatgctccaaaTACAAAAGGAGTTgtactgatgctgtccaaacaagcacaaaatgcacttataggatgggaatcccatggaccaaggatcatcaaagcctccttcaaaacaaagaaagaggacatttcaatgaacatcatccaatgatATGCGCCTACcgacgactacaatgaagacgctgaagatcaattctacgataggctgcagtcaatcatcgagaagtgcccaacaaaagaCCTGACCATTCGGATGGGAGATTTGAAtgtcaaggttggaatggacaacactagatatgaagacatcatggaaTGACATGGACttggagaaaggaacgaaaatggtgagagatttgcaaacctacgtgccttcaataaactggtcataggtggTACTATATTTCCACATAAatgcattcacaaaaccacatggacttcaccagACCACACAACGCAAAActaaatcgaccatatctgcatcaacaataagttcaggaggacgatggaggatgtgagaaccgagagaggagctgatatagcatcagatcaccacttgctggtcgccaagatgaaattgaaactcaagaagcactggacaacggggcaggcaatatcacaaaagtttaaaacggcttttcttcgggatactgacaaacttaacaaattcaagatagccatcagcaataagttccaggcctttcatgatctactcaacgGAGAGGGAATGTGTGGAAGATTtggcaatgacggcggaaaaggccgtgagagaaggaaacataagacaactgtatgatacaacaaagaagctggctggaaattatcgtaaaccagaacgaccagtgaaaagcaaggaaggcaaagtaatcaccaacattggaGAACAGAGAAAAAGGTGGGTAGagcacttcaaagaactcttgaatcgaccagtcCCACTGAACACACCCAATATTGAAGCGATATCCACGATCCTTCCagtcgatgttggcccaccaacaattgaagagatcagaacggccatcagacaaatcaagagtggcaaagcagcaggaccaaacaacattccagcagaggcactgaaacagacgtagcggtaactgcaaggatactccacattctcttcaacaagatttgggatgaggaacaagtaccaagagactggaaagaaggacttctggtcaaaataccaaagaaaggcgatctcagaaactgtgagaactacaggggcatcactcttctctcaataccatgaaaagtcttcaacagaatGAAAGACTCCACAGACGCCCAACGTCGAGATCAACATGTTAGATTTCGTAAGGACAAATCGTGTACCGACTAAAACCcaacactacggatcactgtggagcaatcaattgaatggaattcatcactctacatcaacttcattgactacgagaaagcatttgatagcgtggacaggacaacaccatagaagcttcttcgacactacggcgtgactcagaagatagtcaatatcatacagaattcctatgatggactaaactgcaaaattgtgcatggaggacagttgacagactcgttcgaagtagagaccggtgtcaggcaaggttgcttactctcaccctttctctttctcctggtgatcgactggatcatgaagacgtcaacatctgaagggaagcgcgggatgcAGTGGACAGccaggatgcagctggacgatctcgACTTCGCatatgatctggcccttctatcccaaatgcaacaacaaatgcaggagaagaagaccagtgtagtagcagcctcagcagcagtgggtctcaatatacacaatgggaaaagcaggattctccgatacaacacagcatgcaccaatccaatcacaattgacggagaagatatggaagatgtaaaaacctttacatatttggccagcatcatcgatgaacatggtttATCTGATGCAggtgtgaaggcgcggatcggcaaagcaagagcagcatatttacaactgaggaacatctggaactcaaagcaactgtcaaccaacaccaaggtcagaattttcaatacaaatgtcaagacagttctactgtatggggtggaaacttagagaactacgaaagccatcatctagaagatacaagtgtttattaacagttgcctaAGCAAAATATTTCGTATCCGTTGGCtggacactatcaacaacaacctattgtgggagacaacaaatcagatcccaacagaggaagaaattagaaagaagcgctggaagtggataggacacacattgaagaaagcacccaactgcgtcacaagtcaAGCCCTCAACTGGAATCCTCAATGTCAAAGGAAAAgtggaataccaaagaacacattacgctgggaaatggagatagacatgagaaaaatgaacaagaattagatggaactagaaaagaaggcccaggacagagtggattggagaatgctggtcggcggcctatgctcgattgggagtAAGTGAGAATTATCGATCCGACCAAGGAAGCGTAGAACACGTGCGAGCCGCCTAGATTcctaattggtcctgctttccgcctagcccagccagtttagtccagaacacaagtctcagcctctgcgatatgcatcgttatattacaaacattctCAGTTTATAAagcaatcaaacagaccacaatgtaccaatataatatgagacaacatttgtacaagaattagccagatttgGCTGTGAATGTTGGAgtcagtgactaatagacagggaataattcaaggaTGGAAAATCGTAtcataacagttcataggttaaaataaggCTTGtgataagagagacatgaatatgaatagtttatttaattgACAACTATACAATTAAAATATACGCACAGTATTGGTCCATCAATGGATCCTAAAAGttgccattcattattcttgtccgGACATAACAATAGTACCCACGTCTTCGTACGTCGGAACCCGCATGGACCTCTCGAACCAGCATACAAAGAACCCTTCAATGTTCTTCAGCGCAAATCTAATTAATGTATTATCGATAAGGCGGAACTAACGGTGGCATCAGCATCGATCACCTCAAAGCATtgtatttagaaggaaacccTGTCCAAGTCGAGTTTCCTTCGACACAATAAAAAAGCACGACTCCTACACCTTCTATACCTTATCCGATAGCCAACACTCACAATGATACTTTGGTAGCATTTGAAAGCAGACTCAAAACAACGTGTTCTGAAAGAAGAGTAGGGTtttcagaacatttaaacgattaTTTCACATAAGACATTAGTTAACACTTTGTTTCATCTCGATTTTTCtttgtattatatataatatataaactagttttaatatgcttatatttatatatttattctaaaaaaaacaaaattcttcACCAATATGTGTATATTAAAACATTTCTCAAAAAATATTCTTTGAAGATCGTTTTTATGCTATCACATGTGCATGaaattattttccttttttcacCCGCTTAGTGTCTTTACGCGCGTTTGAGTGTAATTCGACATGAACTTATATATCCTTTCTTTcatttccaggacggctggaaaagacgaaAAGAGATCGAAAAAAGTTACAATGAaccgaaattttcgttgtaccTTGTTTCTTTATTACTATATTGTGCTATATGGTTCCTTtttagtaaggaaagacgaccagacgctgctaaacatAGCatgctatcagaagagtgtttaccaacggcaaactcgttgggttcaaacttctggctggccacgtcttagggtcatcactaccccgCTAGGTGTGTGGGGGTGATGTGTAGcattaaataaatccccaaaataaatagctctgaaAGTTCCTGACACTTGATGCTcatcacattagttttaatgggtTCACCTGGCTGAAGGCGCTCGTTCGTGCATTCGCACCAGATCACTAGTGGGAACGCTGTGCTCAGTTTTTTCTGCAATCGATAGCCAGTTTAAATCAGTCgtttctcgatatattgatagcctatcaaatatatcttcgaatctCCTCGCTTCTGACTTTAGACTTCCCTGGACATGCACGATTCATTTATAGGTGTTACTGGGTAAAATGTTGTCAAACAACTGAtgcctgtggcatcttcaacctGCGTCATCTCTAAATTTTTAACATAAAATAGCAAAAGAATTCAGTGCACTTCTGTTATTTATTCGTTTCTGGGTTGACAAAAATCCAATGTTGCTCCAGTTCAACTGTTACAATCGGCTAACTCCATCTTTAAATTAGCTCATAATAATTTGGCTCCTGACATACTCCCGTTTTTTTCGCTTTTACCATGGGGAATTTATAAAATTACTCAAAAAGGGTTCACAATCGCAGAATTACTAACTTATCAGGTAACTGTGGACTTACTTGTAAAATGATCGATTGGTGGAACTCCTTACCTCAACTCGTTGTTGGGACTCAATCTATGTTGACTCGTTTAAAAGATTGTTGGATGAAGTGAGGAATTTCCGTATATGAGACAACTTTAATGAGCTACATATGAACAAAATAAAGAGAACTTATGTCAGACTAACTTTTAGTCGTATGACTCTTGGTCATATTTAGACGacttatttatttttgtgaGGAGAGTTTATCGCGAACTCGCTAGTGACACATTCATAAGACAACTGGACAATCAGCGGCTTGCGCAAGCAGAAGATTAAGTTTAGGTAATGAGTGATATTCATATGAATTGGTGTGAAACTGTACAAATAAGCATTTGTCGTAACTAAGAATGATATTCACATATACGGAAGATTAGCGAACTAAAATCACTAGCAGCGAATCAAAAGTAATGGTCAAGTCAAAAGTTGACGTGGCACAAGGATCTTTTACGACTGCCGTTCCTAAATATAATTTCGTATCTTAAACAAACACTGAGTAGTTTAGTGGTCGCTTACACAGTTGGTGGGTGCGAAGTGTATGATATCTGTGATATAGAAGAGAAGAGTAGAATTCGTATGTCTTAGTGGTGTGAGATTTGAACAAAATTGAATATAGTAGCTTAGATAAATGATCCAAGCCAGATGGATGATGAAGCTTCAGTGGTATTCATTCCTAGTCACACGATCTTCGAAGCTGAACACATAACGACTTAGAAAATTTGCACTTAAATTTGACAGCAATGGAAGGACAGAAGTGGTGAACGCGGAACACTTGATTGGTGTGGCATGTCTCAGCCATACAAGTATGATCACTGTAAGTAACCTCTCATTCTtcctattaaataaataaattttttcctAGCCCGAATGCATTCCTTAGAAGATCTGAGCAGCAATTACAGACCATCACGATAGAACGAGTCAGTATAGATAATCATGTGATTTTCACCTAAGCTCGGATATATTAGCCGGTCATAGCGTAACAAATCTACAACTGTGGAATGGCTCTATTATTCTAGTGGTATTGCTAAGTTTACTAGGACTGACCTAGACTGTAATTCCATACAGCCTTCTTTTCAAATGATAGAAGTAAGATTTGATAGTATATAAAGCTTCACTTATTTTTTATAGTTGAAAGATGTATAAGGTTAATATTTACTCGGTGGCATACTGCAAACTGATCAATATTTTTACCTGTGTAATAAAGAGCATCTGAAGAATGATTCATGTTGTCAACACCTTGGCAAAAATGGACTACAAATTGTGGCACTAATTATTACAGCCAAATGGTTAATCAGTTTTATATCGATGTACATAGATCGAAATGAAAAAAGAATGATAGTAACTGGGTGCAAAATGCTGAGAAATAAGTCCTTGACGTCAAATTTTCAGGTGACTGGGTTTCGAGTCAAGTCTTTGATGAGTTCGGGACATCAAAAAAGCTTATGGAATTTTATGCTGAATATTCACATCGAATAGCTCATGTACCACTACAGTGGAGCAAATC
This genomic stretch from Schistosoma haematobium chromosome 5, whole genome shotgun sequence harbors:
- the CISD1 gene encoding CDGSH iron-sulfur domain-containing protein 1 (EggNog:ENOG410VIG3~COG:S), with product MNILHTIVCDIAPDMLRSVPIPKSFRDIFRLSLKDVLALTVFGSFSGAIGYAVYTTVVLHLGKRRILINNDIRKHITKCVDVVDIESITDKKVYCRCWRSSKFPYCDGAHNKHNEETGDNVGPLIIETKKSS